Genomic DNA from Epinephelus fuscoguttatus linkage group LG14, E.fuscoguttatus.final_Chr_v1:
ACGTAACCGTCATTGCCGACGATCTCTAACACCTCCTGAAGGTCATGTTATCTGAAAAAAGCCGCAATAATTGAGCTGTTAATCTGCCGTAATGGTTCTGTATGATTCTGCTAATATGAACTCAATGTGAACTCttatgaagaaaaaacaattaCACTGGTGCTTGCTCAGAGGGGCAGAGCTTACGTACATTCTCTGCCAAATACGCGGGGCATATGGGAAGACGTGAGTCACTGCTATTATTATCCTGGATATTAAAGATATATGAGATATCAAGCAGCATCGCAGAGAGTGATGACGCAAGAGAGgaagcagagacagaggatTTGCAGTGTGAGTGTAAAGTATATCTTGTATCTAAAAGTGTCCTTTCTCTTCCCTCGCAGGTGTCTGTTGTCACTGAACTTTTAAAATGGAGTCCACTCACCTCCTGAGTGGCTCTAAAAAGAGAGTAAAGATCCACCCTCACACTGTCACAGCCAAGTACGCAACGCACACCCCCTACTCCCCTCAACCTGGAGTACACACGCACTTCCCCCAGCCAGGGGACGAGGGCTATGATGACGCTCCATCTTTCGAGGACTTTGGCTCCTTCCTGGAGGAGACGTCAGACAAGAAACAGCTGATGGAGAACAGGAAGTGGCCTCTGACTCTGTTCGGCTCCAAAGACAAGGACACGACTAACAGacctcaggctgctgctgcgggAGGAGAGGGGAGCGAGGGGGGAGCCAAAGCAGTAAAGGTGTCTGGGAAAGGGGTTGGGGAGCAGCTGGCCAGTTTCGGGGAGGCATCTGTGTCTGCTTCCCGGCTCACCTGGGTGGGGCTGCTTGGTGCGGCGTTGGCTCATGGCTGTTTGATTGTTCTGACCCGCCTGGCCTCTGAACGCTTCAGCCTGGGCCCCCTGTTTCTGCTCTTGGTTCGCTCCATCACCCAGCTCCTCTCTGTGGCCGTACCACTGCACAAGGGAGAGAACCCTTTCGGACCAGAGGGCTACCGTCTACGTCTGCTCTGTTACGGCATCGCatactctctctccctctgctgcgCCTACTCCTCTTTAACCTTTGTCTCTCCTGGAAATGCAACAGCGACCTGGCGCCTAGCAACCACGGCACTGTCAGCGACCCTGGCCTTCCTACTCCTGGAGGAGAGGCTGGGATTGGCTGACGGGATCACCATAGCAGCAGGGCTGTGCGGTTTGGGGCTTGTGTTACTTCCCACAGCAGACGAGAGCAATACTGATTCACCAACTGACCCGGCTGTGTTCTGGAGGGGTGCGTTCGGCTGGTCGCTTTCTGCTCTTGCAGGGTTGTGGATGGCTCTGGCGCTGGTTGGGTATCGCTCCCTGAAGGAGAGGGTGGGAGTGGGCACAGCTTTGTTCACGGTAAGCTGGACGGGCTGCCTGCTCGCCCCAGCCTCCTTGGCTCTGCTCCAGGAGGGCTGGTCCTGGCCTATGAGCGCCACAGCCTGGGGCCTGGTCTTGGGCCTGGTTGCATGCTCGGTGGCAGCCTTTCTGGGGATGACGCACGCCCTCACCCGACTCCACCCGGCTCTGGTCTCCGCCTCTCAGAGCCTGGAGATACCTATTGCCATACTGCTGCATCTGGCTGTGCTGCCGTTGGCTCTGCCCACTGCGCCGGAGGTCGTTGGGAACGTGATGGTCATACTGAGTGTTGGGTGGCTGGTGGCGATGAAGCTTCTACCTGCTCGTGGGGGAGCGCGGCGCCAAAGGGAGGAGTATGAGGAGATTCTGGACTCACCCATCAAATAGACACCTCTTCCCCCTCACTCCCTCCTTCACAAGATTGGTTCCAGTGTACATAAGAGACTGCTAGATGTTTATCTGAGCTTTATCTATTTTGTATCGTCCTCTTTGCTTTTGAGAAAGTGCCAATATTGTGTTGTCTGTTATAGTGACCATGTGACGTGACATTAAAATCTCCCTGATGAACACAATGCATTCCTGCAGCCGCTTGTTATCAGTATCTCACCTCcttaagagtgtgtgtgtgtgtgtgtgtgtacattggCAACATTTTACATGGCTGTAATGTCAGTCACTTTTACCAGCCAGCTGAGGGTTAGCCAAGGATTGAGGCCATCTATTTGGCTGCTGGCGAAGAAGAGAGGGAACGGCAGATGGGAG
This window encodes:
- the slc35g2a gene encoding solute carrier family 35 member G2a, with the protein product MESTHLLSGSKKRVKIHPHTVTAKYATHTPYSPQPGVHTHFPQPGDEGYDDAPSFEDFGSFLEETSDKKQLMENRKWPLTLFGSKDKDTTNRPQAAAAGGEGSEGGAKAVKVSGKGVGEQLASFGEASVSASRLTWVGLLGAALAHGCLIVLTRLASERFSLGPLFLLLVRSITQLLSVAVPLHKGENPFGPEGYRLRLLCYGIAYSLSLCCAYSSLTFVSPGNATATWRLATTALSATLAFLLLEERLGLADGITIAAGLCGLGLVLLPTADESNTDSPTDPAVFWRGAFGWSLSALAGLWMALALVGYRSLKERVGVGTALFTVSWTGCLLAPASLALLQEGWSWPMSATAWGLVLGLVACSVAAFLGMTHALTRLHPALVSASQSLEIPIAILLHLAVLPLALPTAPEVVGNVMVILSVGWLVAMKLLPARGGARRQREEYEEILDSPIK